From the Oryzias latipes chromosome 22, ASM223467v1 genome, one window contains:
- the LOC110017554 gene encoding serine/threonine-protein kinase pim-1-like — protein sequence MADDGQTKNVERQPLPRKKKQKNEHINQEPIESSESERPSTSTPVKTLKRKRQEDKEEEETIESKKMKTPPKDSSSSDAKQISSSSAITERDDFITDKDKFETKYVEEDYFASGGYGSIYSGFRKSDNLPVPIKHIFKRKIPNKKTDDGNGKMVPTEVAIMSMLQDESIHSDGKAAPVALLDWYEIGGEILLVMERPIPCEDLLHYIGSKGGKLQEE from the exons ATGGCAGATGATGGACAAACCAAAAATGTTGAGAGGCAGCCTTTACCTagaaagaagaaacagaagaatGAACATATAAACCAGGAACCAATTGAGTCTTCTGAATCTGAGCGACCATCTACCAGCACCCCAGTGAAAACactaaagagaaaaagacaggaagacaaagaggaagaagaaacaaTAGAGTCAAAGAAGATGAAAACTCCTCCAAAAG atTCCAGTTCCAGTGACGCCAAACAAATTTCATCCTCCTCAGCGATAACTGAGAGGGACGACTTCATTACCGATAAAG atAAATTTGAAACCAAATATGTGGAAGAGGATTACTTTGCTTCAGGAGGTTATGGATCCATATACAGTGGCTTTCGCAAATCTGACAATCTACCA GTACCCATCAAGCACATTTTCAAACGTAAAatcccaaataaaaaaacg GATGATGGCAATGGAAAAATGGTTCCTACTGAAGTGGCCATAATGTCAATGTTGCAAGATGAATCCATTCATTCAGACGGAAAAGCAGCGCCAGTAGCCCTGTTGGACTGGTATGAGATCGGTGGAGAAATCCTCCTGGTCATGGAGAGACCAATCCCTTGTGAGGACCTACTTCATTACATTGGTAGCAAAGGAGGCAAACTACAAGAAGAATAA